The window CGAAATGGGCACGGTCGAAAGCGCCACCAAGGCGAAGGAAGCCCTGAACGGCCAGCAATACGAAGGCCGCACCCTCCGTATCGACAATGCACGCCCGCAGAAACCGCGTGAAGAACGCGGCGGCGACTACGGCGGCCAGCGCTATTAAAAACGTATCTGCAAAAAACCCCGGCGCATGCCGGGGTTTTTTATTGCCGACGATCTACCCGTTGATGTTCGCAAATGACCTGCCGCGCTCACTGTCTTCCTGCGAGAGCGACATCGATGTCATCGTATCGCCGACACGGACAGTTATCGGAAGCTCCGTGCGTTCTTCTTTCGAATAGAAAGCGATCACGCTGAGCGCATCGCGTATCGTCGATCCCTCCGCCATGCCCTCACCGCAGAGAACGCCTGAGGGCCCCCTGCGGTATTCCGGCGTCAGAAGCACGCGTCCCTTCGCGAAATGTTCGAGCACGCTGTTCTCAAGAGCATTCCTCCCGATGACAAGCTTGGCTTTACCGATGCGAAAATGCCGACCGAAGCTCAGGAGCGATACGTCATCAAGCGATATCGCCTCTTCCGGCGTATGCGCGATATATTCCTTAAGACGTCGCGCGAACGGCTCGTCGGTCAGGAGACAGCCGCCTGCGGGTGTTGGATAATCCGTAAGACCGAATTCCTCCGCGAGTGCCATCTG is drawn from Spirochaetota bacterium and contains these coding sequences:
- a CDS encoding RNA-binding protein, whose translation is MQESKLYVGNLSYSVTDEQLRTLFAAHGEVASANVIPGKGFGFVEMGTVESATKAKEALNGQQYEGRTLRIDNARPQKPREERGGDYGGQRY